The following coding sequences lie in one Brachionichthys hirsutus isolate HB-005 chromosome 15, CSIRO-AGI_Bhir_v1, whole genome shotgun sequence genomic window:
- the pgap6 gene encoding post-GPI attachment to proteins factor 6, whose amino-acid sequence MVQKGIMETCFLRGLLLVALAAWTRGDGGRVTFVSELSSKPAQKLTKYGWYGNVRLQRFHVPEETAVARWLFSVTKGHSFDCGRHNVTIHIRWGAPPVIDPIGSKFPDATLRVPGLSLTLPVTSQGSATFNLSDPAPGDWYVAAHLPEDDGRIEQKGFPSCSYFFQPQLSIRRAVDTPVLQQGALLQQTAAPDDPARLKLYVPEFTSSLSVVVSDCSSADGVDVGTCSLVLRLGSASLQDDPVTVNCSGTGCSAALANPPWDAWLRVNVESSRDNRTVSFTVVSNYTVGCKPEGVGLAPDDDVDKLRGNSSHGNATVAGNGSAAADATAFRNETAAPACVRRVPVLCEEADVLSVRFAPVNGPDVDVARARPTLLSYPLHTQASGGTLNLQLALSTANVTLGNSSVVACLSPWVPVLTINHSQPCRTALFGGYGARVNASVPKALIRLPFPLSTTWYLALQLGCDSSDCGNTSVVSVAPEVFISACVDDCGTYGECRLLRSYSYLYAACVCKAGWSGWGCTDDSAAQSVCRQLAATLLLTLSNLSFLPAIAVAARRCYVTEASVYLFTMIFSTFYHACDQPGVAVLCIMDYDALQYCDFLGSVCSIWVTVLCMARIGDVLKHTLFMFGALLIAMAMQLDRKGLWNLLVPVLCAMLVMVTSWVYRGVRQRHCYPPSWRRWAFYLVPGASCALVGVCVYVFAETEGNYFYTHSLWHLLVAACVVLLLPPRDKSREAQGWSRGWSWSWRPRVCGYTLCESRKEDLYMGT is encoded by the exons ATGGTCCAGAAAGGAATCATGGAAACGTGTTTTCTACGCGGTCTCCTTCTCGTCGCTCTGGCAGCGTGGACGCGAGGAGACG GCGGTCGGGTGACGTTTGTATCGGAGCTCTCGTCCAAACCGGCTCAGAAGTTGACCAAGTACGGTTGGTACGGCAACGTGAGGCTGCAGCGGTTCCACGTCCCGGAGGAGACCGCCGTCGCCCGCTGGCTGTTCTCGGTCACCAAAGGTCACAGCTTCGACTGCGGGCGGCACAACGTCACCAT CCATATCCGATGGGGCGCCCCTCCCGTCATCGATCCGATAGGATCCAAGTTCCCCGACGCGACGCTGCGTGTCCCCGGCCTGTCCCTGACCCTGCCGGTAACGTCGCAAGGCTCCGCGACCTTCAACCTGTCCGATCCCGCTCCGGGGGATTGGTATGTCGCCGCCCACCTGCCTGAAGACGACGGACGCATCGAACAAAAG GGCTTCCCGTCCTGCTCGTACTTCTTCCAGCCTCAGCTGTCGATCAGGAGAGCCGTGGACACGCCCGTTTTGCAGCAGGGCGCGCTCCTCCAGCAGACCGCCGCCCCCGACGATCCCGCACGCCTTAA GTTATATGTCCCAGAATTCACCTCTTCTCTCTCCGTCGTCGTGTCCGATTGCTCGTCGGCGGACGGCGTGGACGTCGGGACCTGTTCCCTGGTCCTCCGACTCGGCTCCGCCTCTCTGCAGGACGACCCGGTGACGGTGAACTGCTCGGGCACCGGCTGCTCCGCCGCCCTCGCTAACCCGCCGTGGGACGCCTGGTTACGAGTGAACGTGGAGAGCAGCCGTGACAACCGCACCGTGTCCTTCACTGTGGTGTCGAATTACACAG TCGGGTGTAAACCAGAGGGCGTCGGCCTCGCGCCGGACGATGACGTCGACAAGCTCCGTGGCAACAGCAGCCACGGCAACGCAACCGTAGCGGGCAATGGCTCAGCGGCCGCAGACGCGACGGCCTTTAGGAATGAGACGGCGGCGCCGGCGTGTGTGCGGCGCGTCCCCGTGCTGTGCGAGGAGGCGGACGTGCTGTCGGTCCGGTTCGCCCCCGTTAACGGCCCCGACGTCGACGTCGCACGCGCACGCCCCACGCTGCTCAGCTACCCGCTACACACGCAAGCTAGCGGCGGTACCCTCAACCTGCAGCTTGCACTCAGCACT gctAACGTAACCCTGGGCAACAGCAGCGTGGTggcctgtctctctccctgggTTCCGGTTCTGACGATCAACCACTCTCAGCCCTGTCGCACAG CTTTGTTCGGCGGCTACGGCGCCCGCGTGAACGCCAGCGTCCCGAAGGCTCTAATCAGGCTGCCCTTCCCTCTGTCAACAACGTGGTACCTCGCCCTGCAGCTCGGCTGCGACAG CAGCGACTGCGGCAACACGTCGGTGGTCTCCGTGGCGCCGGAGGTGTTCATCAGCGCCTGCGTGGACGACTGCGGGACCTACGGCGAGTGTCGCCTCCTGAGGTCGTACAGCTACCTGTACGCCGCCTGCGTCTGCAAGGCCG GCTGGAGCGGGTGGGGCTGCACCGACGACTCCGCGGCTCAGTCAGTCTGCCGCCAGTTGGCGGCGACGCTCCTGCTCACGCTCAGTAACCTCTCCTTCCTGCCCGCCATCGCCGTGGCCGCCAGGCGCTGCTACGTCACCGAGGCCTCCGTCTACCTCTTCACCATGATCTTCTCCACG TTCTACCACGCCTGCGACCAGCCGGGCGTGGCCGTCCTGTGCATCATGGACTACGACGCGCTGCAGTACTGCGACTTCCTGGGGTCGGTCTGCTCCATCTGGGTCACCGTCCTGTGCATGGCTCGCATCGGAGACGTGCTCAAACAC aCGCTGTTTATGTTCGGGGCGCTGCTCATTGCCATGGCGATGCAGCTGGACCGTAAAGGCCTGTGGAACCTTCTGGTCCCCGTCCTGTGCGCCATGCTGGTCATGGTCACGTCCTGG GTGTACAGAGGCGTGCGGCAGCGGCATTGCTACCCGCCCTCCTGGAGGCGCTGGGCCTTCTACCTGGTCCCCGGGGCGTCCTGCGCCCTGGTCGGGGTGTGCGTGTACGTCTTCGCCGAGACGGAGGGCAACTACTTCTACACCCACTCGCTGTGGCACCTCCTGGTGGCCGCCTGCGTGGTGCTCCTGCTGCCTCCTCGAGACAAGAGCAGGGAGGCGCAGGGCTGGAGCAggggctggagctggagctggaggcccCGGGTATGCGGGTACACGCTGTGCGAGAGCAGAAAGGAGGATCTGTACATGGGCACGTAG